The genome window CAGGGGCAGGAGCACGTGGAGGAAGACGTCATCGGTCAGTTGTTCGTCTTGAAAACATCGGTGTATTCGCTTTTTTCGGGCTTCAGGCGACGCTTCACTGGGCAGGAACGTAGCCAGGAACCGGTGACAGGTCGATTGTGCTTGAATCAGGGCTTCGATCACGTCAGCGACACGCTGCAGCGTGTCGCGCCGGAGGAAGGGGAGTCGTGCTTTCAACAGGTCGGCGAGATGGGTACACTCACCTGGAGCGGCATCGTGGATTGTCACAGACCAGTGATGCCGCTCTTGTGCTGCCCACAATGTGGTCACGGCTAGAAAATGGCGGACGACGTCTCAGTCGATCCAAAACCTAAGATGTCCGGTACTGAGATTCTAGAATTAAATTTTTGATTTAAAACCGATCCGCGTAATTCATCCAGCAGAAGGATGGAGAAGTCACTCTGATACTGATAAATAAATGGTTTTTACCACCCTTTGCTTGATATATATTGAGATAGAATCTCTAGCTGCCTCATCCGCTTCTCCAGATCATTCCCTTCGGTGAATAAGTAAGATGGAAAAATAAATTCCCTTAATATCTTCCTTGCATCTTTGACTGCAGTCTTGACGTTCGTGGGTAGCTTCGAGGGACTTGTTGACCTTCGCTGAAGTGATTGCTGTGGCGGGACCAAAGTGGAAAGCTGCTTTGACTTCTTTTGGCCTCGTCTAGGAGTGAGTCTGGAAAGATGTTCCCCCCATTGTCCGCGCCTCAGCTTCAAGGCCGGCATCGGGGTCCACCCCTGGGCCCACGAGCCCCCGAGCCTGCTGCACCGTATGCGTCACCTCATGGGCCAGCAGTTCCAGGCCCGACTGGGTATTCGGATTGAAGCGCCCAGATTGGAAGAAAATATCTGTGCCCGTCGTGAACGCAATGGCATTGACACCTTTCGCCAGCATGTCCGCTTCGGCATCATCGTGGATGCGGACACGGCTCAGGTCATGGTTCAGCCCCTGCTCGAGGTGCCGTTGAATCGCTTCGGGCAAGGGATTGCCGGCGCCCCGTCTCGCTTGAATCCGTTGGAGGACGGGTTGCGTCGCTTCCGCATCCAGTTCGGCCAACTGACGCTGTAGGGTCTGGCGTTGGGCAGCGGTGGCTGATAGGGCCGCCTCTGCTTCATAGCGTTGCACGGCGGTGTCTACGGCTCGCTGCAAGGCCAGTCGTTCCCCAGCCGGGACCATGCCCAGGACGACCCGACTCACTGGCGCACTGATTTCATGGCGCTGCAACGTCGCCAGGTGTTCGCCGTACGTGTCGTAGCGGGCCTGGGCGGGGCCGCGATCTGAACAGAAGCCTTGGACCAACGTATTCGCCACTTGCCGTTGCAGCGCCGTGAACTGGGCATATTGCCGCGTGTCCAGGGACTTGCCTTCGACCTGCTCAGCCTGGTGGCGCATCACCGTCACCCAGTCAGCGGGGCTCTGGGGCTTGGCGGGCACGGACTGGGCGGCCCGTTGAATTGGTGCAGCCTCCACTTGGGGCAAGGCAGCCAATTGCTCGCGGACGGCTTGGCGCTGGACAGCAAGCCGTGTCACCTCTTGCTGCTCCAACCCTGAGGCCCGCAGCACTGGCCCCACCGCTTGCCGCTGCAACGTCA of Deinococcus arcticus contains these proteins:
- a CDS encoding eCIS core domain-containing protein, producing the protein MTRLAVQRQAVREQLAALPQVEAAPIQRAAQSVPAKPQSPADWVTVMRHQAEQVEGKSLDTRQYAQFTALQRQVANTLVQGFCSDRGPAQARYDTYGEHLATLQRHEISAPVSRVVLGMVPAGERLALQRAVDTAVQRYEAEAALSATAAQRQTLQRQLAELDAEATQPVLQRIQARRGAGNPLPEAIQRHLEQGLNHDLSRVRIHDDAEADMLAKGVNAIAFTTGTDIFFQSGRFNPNTQSGLELLAHEVTHTVQQARGLVGPGVDPDAGLEAEARTMGGTSFQTHS